One genomic window of Microbacterium testaceum StLB037 includes the following:
- a CDS encoding choice-of-anchor G family protein produces the protein MRAALAASMGAVLLVPLGITATTASWNDAEWVHEDALGTGTLDCAQNPALESRSRGTFLAGELLGIDLDSLAQLEDMRLTVQADGVAVPDPANAIDLGSTPPAYTFANPLDVTALGIAEVDLTGFTVALPGAALGAANQWAQGSTSGRAAGASGLINDSGAVLVSDSTPDDQLPQPATIDLTALLPTIAGLNAATLEVGAVAASSQLDGCAALREQVWGIAPAQPIVQRDYGIASLGLALDAPAVGALTGAVTTTGGQLEIAVAGLVGQNGLIAQNLRTALALRVPGIAAASMTGTVIISGLDLQSTVAPFLGLQLQGDGFTIDLANGRILVDVERLTGPLNGAAPNTELVLNAGIINAIVAEAGTLLDEWAVDVTDALRAAIRNAQVQIALSTTVSAVGYNLATVTLGLNSTIGAVVDGNATIGVTLSNQPTGLIVTTINTALGLAGLPTLSSILTTLTGSGSALTTAVANLLTTQLLDRVTTLGATLSTLSVPVVNVLAGVLNALPTVVSVMVNVQPDQQNAPPGYPFVAPTSRSTAEYAVTALRLGLADFAVPDDVAHVLFGTGSAGPVTLP, from the coding sequence ATGCGCGCGGCATTGGCCGCGTCGATGGGGGCGGTGCTCCTGGTGCCGCTCGGGATCACCGCGACCACGGCCAGCTGGAATGACGCGGAGTGGGTCCACGAGGACGCTCTGGGAACGGGCACGCTCGACTGCGCGCAGAATCCCGCCCTGGAGAGCCGTTCGCGCGGCACGTTCCTCGCGGGCGAACTGCTGGGGATCGACCTCGACTCCCTCGCCCAGCTCGAGGACATGCGCCTCACGGTGCAGGCGGATGGGGTCGCGGTGCCGGATCCCGCGAACGCGATCGACCTCGGATCCACGCCACCCGCCTATACCTTCGCGAATCCGCTGGACGTCACGGCCCTGGGTATCGCGGAAGTGGATCTCACCGGGTTCACGGTCGCCCTCCCCGGTGCTGCCCTGGGGGCGGCGAATCAATGGGCGCAGGGATCGACGAGCGGTCGAGCCGCGGGCGCGTCCGGGTTGATCAACGACTCCGGAGCGGTGTTGGTCTCCGATTCCACGCCCGACGACCAGCTTCCGCAGCCGGCGACGATCGATCTCACCGCTCTGCTTCCCACGATCGCGGGTCTGAATGCGGCGACGCTCGAGGTGGGTGCCGTCGCGGCGAGTTCTCAACTCGACGGGTGCGCCGCGCTCCGGGAGCAGGTCTGGGGAATCGCCCCCGCGCAGCCGATCGTCCAGCGGGACTACGGCATCGCCTCTCTCGGGCTGGCGCTGGACGCTCCCGCGGTGGGCGCGCTGACCGGCGCCGTGACGACGACCGGGGGGCAGCTGGAAATCGCTGTTGCCGGGCTCGTCGGACAGAACGGGCTGATCGCGCAGAACCTGCGCACCGCCCTCGCCCTCCGGGTTCCCGGGATCGCCGCCGCGAGTATGACGGGCACGGTCATCATCAGCGGGCTCGACCTGCAGTCGACGGTCGCTCCGTTCCTCGGCCTCCAACTCCAGGGCGACGGGTTCACGATCGACCTCGCCAACGGACGCATCCTCGTCGACGTCGAACGGCTCACGGGTCCACTCAACGGTGCCGCACCCAACACCGAGCTCGTGCTGAACGCGGGCATCATCAACGCCATCGTGGCCGAGGCCGGGACACTCCTCGACGAGTGGGCCGTCGACGTCACGGATGCGCTTCGCGCGGCCATCAGGAACGCACAGGTGCAGATCGCTCTGTCCACGACCGTCTCGGCCGTCGGCTACAACCTCGCCACGGTGACCCTCGGATTGAATTCGACGATCGGCGCGGTGGTCGACGGCAACGCGACGATCGGAGTGACCCTCTCCAACCAGCCGACAGGGCTGATCGTCACGACCATCAACACGGCCCTCGGCCTGGCGGGCCTTCCCACCCTGTCTTCGATCCTGACCACTCTCACCGGATCCGGCTCGGCGCTGACCACGGCTGTGGCCAATCTGCTCACGACGCAGTTGCTCGACCGGGTCACCACGCTCGGCGCCACGCTGTCCACGCTGTCGGTTCCCGTCGTGAACGTGCTGGCCGGGGTACTGAACGCGCTGCCGACGGTCGTCTCGGTCATGGTCAACGTCCAACCCGACCAGCAGAACGCGCCGCCCGGGTACCCGTTCGTCGCCCCGACTTCCCGGTCCACAGCCGAGTACGCGGTCACCGCCCTCCGGCTCGGTCTTGCCGACTTCGCCGTCCCCGACGACGTGGCCCACGTCCTGTTCGGGACCGGGTCGGCGGGGCCGGTCACCCTGCCGTGA
- a CDS encoding excalibur calcium-binding domain-containing protein: MEHINLPAAGWYAAPHANGEQRYWDGTAWHEPAEAEPTTPFMKKPVTRRTGAFVAGAALVLGLIVGGVSGGAGTQSEVAALKAQVSGLQSDVAEAQTAAEESVETLATATTASDAMTKERDSARARVAELEAAATAAQAELDARAATITDLQGKVAAKDSAPPVVEVAAPETQKSVYYKNCTAAREAGAAPVRRGDPGYASHLDRDGDGIGCE, encoded by the coding sequence ATGGAGCACATCAACCTGCCCGCGGCCGGATGGTACGCGGCGCCACACGCCAACGGCGAGCAGCGCTACTGGGATGGCACGGCGTGGCACGAGCCCGCCGAGGCGGAGCCGACGACGCCGTTCATGAAGAAGCCGGTCACCCGGCGGACCGGAGCCTTCGTCGCGGGTGCGGCCCTCGTGCTGGGGCTCATCGTCGGAGGCGTGTCCGGCGGGGCCGGCACCCAGTCCGAGGTAGCCGCTCTGAAGGCTCAAGTGTCCGGTCTACAGTCGGATGTGGCCGAGGCGCAGACGGCGGCGGAGGAGTCCGTGGAGACTCTGGCGACGGCGACGACCGCGAGTGACGCGATGACCAAGGAGCGCGACTCCGCCCGGGCGCGCGTCGCGGAGCTGGAAGCGGCGGCGACGGCCGCGCAGGCCGAACTCGATGCCCGCGCCGCGACGATCACCGACCTGCAGGGCAAGGTCGCGGCGAAGGACTCCGCCCCGCCGGTCGTCGAGGTCGCCGCGCCGGAGACCCAGAAGTCCGTGTACTACAAGAACTGCACCGCCGCCCGCGAGGCGGGGGCCGCACCCGTGCGCCGCGGAGACCCCGGGTACGCGTCTCATCTCGACCGCGACGGAGATGGGATCGGCTGCGAGTAA
- a CDS encoding SDR family oxidoreductase, which produces MKLAVCGATGVVGSHVRRAAEARGHEVVPLTRSTGHDLTKGLPEDALAGVETIVDVSGIQTLSRKRATDYFLSVSRTLQAAGAAAGVSHLVALSIVGIDGVTSSYYGAKGEQERAVRSGVLPWTLLRAAQFHEFAAQTIERGSVGPLVLAPRARVRPIAAAEVAEALVDLAEAGPAGDAPDLVGPRDEILADMVRTLLARRGSRRPVVEIPLPGSMGEAMSSGRLRGSRDASRQGRQTYAEWVDQLPGGH; this is translated from the coding sequence ATGAAGCTCGCTGTCTGCGGGGCAACGGGTGTCGTCGGGTCGCATGTTCGCCGGGCCGCCGAGGCGCGAGGACACGAGGTCGTTCCGCTGACCCGATCGACCGGACACGACCTGACGAAGGGGCTGCCCGAGGACGCGCTCGCCGGGGTGGAGACGATCGTCGACGTCAGTGGCATCCAGACGCTCTCCCGGAAGCGGGCGACCGACTACTTCCTCAGTGTGTCGCGCACCCTCCAGGCGGCCGGGGCCGCGGCGGGGGTCTCGCACCTGGTGGCACTGTCGATCGTCGGTATCGACGGCGTGACGTCCTCGTACTACGGGGCCAAGGGAGAGCAGGAACGCGCAGTCCGCTCCGGAGTGCTGCCGTGGACTCTGCTGCGCGCCGCACAGTTCCACGAGTTCGCCGCGCAGACCATCGAGCGCGGATCGGTGGGGCCTCTCGTTCTGGCGCCCCGCGCGCGCGTCCGGCCGATCGCGGCTGCCGAGGTGGCCGAGGCCCTGGTGGATCTCGCCGAGGCCGGCCCGGCCGGGGACGCACCCGATCTGGTCGGGCCGCGGGACGAGATCCTCGCCGACATGGTTCGAACGCTTCTGGCTCGACGAGGAAGTCGCCGACCGGTGGTCGAGATTCCGCTCCCGGGGTCGATGGGCGAAGCGATGAGCTCGGGTCGGCTCCGGGGGTCTCGGGACGCCTCGCGGCAGGGACGGCAGACCTACGCGGAGTGGGTGGATCAGCTGCCCGGTGGCCACTGA